The window GTTGTTTGTGGCTTTGCCCAACTGGCTCCAGGTTTCCCTCCTGCAGGTCTGGAGGGAGAGGGTTCTCCTCTTGCTCGCTAAGATGctgacaggcagcaggacagggagagtCCCCgtgctctctgcagccaggagcagccaggagctcctctgcctgctcctgggaaGGAGGGCGAGGAGTGACAGCAGCCTGGGACCCGAGCCGGTAGACCTGCGCTTCAGACATCCAGCGCCGCGACGTGGAAAACCGTGGGGCAGGTTGCTGGCTTTGCAATGCCCTCCTGCATCTCATGGCAAGGCAGCAAAGGACTTCGCAAACGCGTTTAAGGCGCAGCCTCCTGCCTGACCATAGTGCCGCTGGCTGCGGCGGCTCGCCCGGGGACCAAGATGGGGTTTATCCCCGCGTGGCCCCTTTTGCTCGTGGCAAAGCCCCCCAGGTGCCACGGGCGGTGCAGTCCCGTCCCCTTGAACCTCACATTTGCAGCCCCTTCGTGAGTCCCCTTGCAGTAGCAGCGATCAACGCCAGGAGACGGGTGTAGCCAGGGGTCAGCCGGGgagctgagaggaggaggaggaggaggaagaggaggaggaggaggagggcagcaccTCTGCCCTGCCATGCAGATGCTGCGTCCGTGTGCCACGGGGCAGCGCCTGGCAGAGCCAGAGGGCTGCTTTGCACtgctggcacggcacagcaccgTTTTTGGGCTAAGCACCCACACTGCCGCGCTCAGCAGGCAGGATCCCTGCCCAGGGTGAGCCGGCCCCCGGTTGGGACCATCCAGCCACAGGAAAACAGACCAAGAATTTTCCATGAACACCATCTTGCTATTGCTCCATCCGCAGCATTACAGCTCTGTACAGCCCTTAATGATATTGGCCGTAACTATTaagaggggttttggggtttcCTCTGATAAGGATTTTCCTTTCCTGAGCGCAGCCGACGGCTCGGCCGCGGCGGAGGCCCCTCGCTCCGCTCAGGGGGTACGGGCAGcgctcctgcctgcagagccagcaAGCAGCCATGCTTTTGCTGCGGCAGCCTTCACCGTAGGGAAATTGCTAACCCCAGAAAACTGTTCCCCTAATTACAGCGTTGGAGCATGGAGCAAACCACATAAATGATTCACACAGTGTTCCCAAGCTGCAGCCGCGTAAATTAGAGAGATTTCCAAACACTCCCGAGCCGTGCACGCTGTTATCAGGATGGAAACGCAGAAACTTTCATCAGAAAGAGgcgaggagggaaaaaagccccGCCGTTAAACACATCTCTTCAAATCAAGAAGACCTGGGAGGTCTATCCCCTATAGATCTTTACAGAACGGTTGTTAAAACTCCTCGGGGAGTTCTCGTAGGAGGGAGCAGGCAGATAGCAGGGGAACTATAGAAATGCATCAGCTTGTTATTTCGGAGGGACGCAGGGCTGAGCCTCCGCTGGCAAGCAGAGGATGAAAAGGAGAAGGCAAGCGGACTTGGGGCCAAGAGAAAGGGATGGCTGGCGGTGGGGCAGAGAGTTAAAAGTGTCCCATTGTTAGGGAAGTTTGCTCTCCTTCAGACCATCCCGCTCCCAGGGACACCGCGCCGCCTTTTGAAGTGCAACCTTAGGCGGTTCCTTGTCACCCATTGGAGCGGGAGCCTTTTTACCACATTAAGTCATTGGGTAGCAAATGAATGGGGGGTTTTGACTATTCACAACTTCACCTTATAAATATCAGGGTTGGAGGTTCCTGCAGCTTTCCTCCATCCCAATAGCTCACCTTGGGAAGGAGCGGAGGGAAGCGGCCCTGCTCACTCGGGGACCTGCGGTGCGGAGAGCTACAGGTCAGCGAAAGGGATCCAACCCCGCTCCTTGTGACAGCCATGAAGAGAAGCACCTTCCTCATCCTCTCCGTCGCGGGGGTCTATGGCACCATCCTCCACGCAGCGGCATGGTAGGGTCCAACTCAGCGGAAAGGGCGGCTTTTTGGGATGCTCTTCAGCCTGGGGTAAACTGtgtcattcattttcttttctttgtttcaggtCTGTGAATAACTTTCTGATGACAGGACCTAAGGTAATTAACACACGGACCGTCAGGAATTTAAGTAGAGCAATTTTGTTTTGCGAATGGGAAATAGGACTTTTCCAAGGAGCCCGATTTCTCGGAGCACGTCGGCTCCGAGTCCTGCTGAGTAACGAGGGAAAGGACTCGCAACCTGTTTATGCCTGTTTTCACTGATAAATGGTAAAAGGCAGTGGATTTTAACCCCGCTGTTTCCCGTGCCAGGCGTACCTGACGTACTCCAGCAGCGTGGCGGCCGGGGCGCACAGCGGGATGGAGGAGTGCAAGTTCCAGTTCGGGTGGGAGCGCTGGAACTGCCCCGAGAGCGCCCTGCAGCTCTCCACCCACAACCGGCTCCGCAGCGGTGAGTGCGCCTTTACCTGCCGGCACCAGCATCCCCGGcccgggacgcctttgggtacgAGCTGGGATGCGCTctggagagagctggggctgctaATTAAACCGACCGATGGAGAAGTGCTTCTCTGTCCCAAATATGGTTGTTTTTCTCCGTCTGTATTAACTGGAGGTAATAAATAGCACGGATATTCGCCTAGGGATCCCAGGCTCTCTCTGGATCTCTATCCGCGCTAGGCTAGAGCTCGGTCCTTCCCGCAGTGCTGCTCCACGGGCTTGCTCCCGCCACTTTGTGTGCGGCATCCCAGGGAGCGCAGTGCAAGAGGCACCTGAGCTTGCGACGGGGAGAAGCACAGGAGAGACGAAGAGAGAAACCAGAGACGTGCACTGAGAAACTGTCTTCGTAAGAAAGTTGTGGATATATTTGAATACTGACTGCTTCAACAAGCAGGACTCTCTTTTTTCCCAGAGCAGCATCTCTATTTGAATCtgttaggaaagccaaaaaagaaactaaattagAAGTGTGGGTGCAGACAGCTGTTAGCACAGGTTCAACCACCGACTGAAACAAGATCAATGACGTTTTTCCCCAGCAGGCAAGATCAAAGCATGAACTTACCCCCGAGCAGGAAAGGACAGAGAGGAACCCAGCGCCAGGTGAAGCGAGTGATAACTAACCTTGGCCAGAGCAGGACTGGGGCATTGCCTTAAGATCCTCCTGTTGCCAAGAAACTCCATCCCAAAAAGTTGCCAAGAAACTCCAATACTATGCAGGTGTCCAAATACATGGGCACCTGCGTAGTATTATGTCAAATTGCTGAAACCCTTGATGCTGAAGCCTGAAGAGACTCCAGTCACAAGCGTTTAATTTCTGTAGCGCCTTACCTTTTGCACaaactggttggttttttttttcttcttgcacctTTGCAGCGCGGGAGAGCTTCGTTCCCAAGAAACGGGGACCGATGTCCATATTTGCATGtgacagctttttttcccttctcccccagctaCCCGGGAAACATCCTTTGTCCACGCCATCAGCTCGGCCGGCGTCATGTACACCCTCACCAGGAACTGCAGCATGGGAGACTTCGAGAGCTGCGGCTGCGACGACTCCAGGAACGGCCGTGTCGGTGAGCTGCCGTCGTCTCTCCGTCCCCACGTGCAGCCCCTCAGATTTCAGGGCAGAATTGGGCCCGACGGGGCGGTTCTGCACTTAGCGTGCATCTGTCTTGCAGGTGGCCGAGGCTGGGTCTGGGGGGGATGCAGCGACAACGTGGAGTTTGGGGAGAGGATTTCCAAGCTCTTTGTGGATGCTTTGGAAACAGGACACGATACCCGGGCACTGATTAACCTGCACAACAATGAAGCTGGGAGACTTGTAAgtcaaatatataataataataatgatgatgtctatgttgaaaacaaaatccaggaGTCTGGTAGGCTGTTCAGGTCCCCATCTCCAGCCCACTGGGACAATCTAGGCCCTGTAGtgtttgcaaggggaaaaaaatacagccagaATCTGGCCCTAAACCTGAAGACAAGGAACTGCAGTAAGAGTTGTTCCCACTTTCAGCTTCTGCAGCTACGTGTAACGCAGTTGACTACTAGCACACACCACTTATTCAGAAACGCACAGGTTTTATACTCACCTAGCATTTGTCTGGTCTGTAAACCAAAGCAAGAACCACCTCACTTTCTTGCAATATGCATTTCCAAGCTATTTGGCCGGGGAAGCCAGGTGTGAGCTGGCCTCGCTCGCAAGCCGGCTGCCAGACtcaccccccgctccccgcctggGCTGGCGGAGGCTCTCAGCATCTTGCCAAACCTCCTTGTCTGTAAAAACAAGGATGGCAACACTTAACATACCTATCTCATAGGGTGTGTCAAGGCTTAATCTCACATAGATACCAGTGATTGGGACCTTATAAATACCAGAGGGAGATAGGTAGATAATATCTGTGAAGTGCTTGGCCTGGAGGAGATGCAGAGAGGTTGGGTATGATTATTCCGAAGCAGTTTCACACGTTTTGAATGAAACCTCTGAGAGGGATGATGGGTTGATGCTCTGATGAGCCGGGTGAGCTGCAGACTGGAATGGCGTGAGAAGGGCATGACCTGACAAATGCGCTTTTTTCCTGTCATGGAGGAACAGCTCCTGCAAGGGCTGGAGACAATAGTTTGTGCCCACTCGTTATCTCTGTCCTTTTAATTAGCGAAGAGGGACAGACATTTTCCAGGAACTGAAATAAGAGCATCAGCTCATGTCTTGGAAGGACCTGAAGTCACGGCCAGCACAAGCCGCTTTTGACCCATTGCCCCCCAAATTAGAAGTGCTGTAGAGCCTGGTTTGGGGATTTAAATAACGATGCTCTGCTGTTCCTAATTTCTCCACCTTTTCCACCAAGGCCGTGAAAGCCACAATGAAGCGAGCCTGCAAGTGCCACGGGGTGTCGGGCAGCTGCAGCATCCAGACCTGCTGGCTCCAGCTCGCCGAGTTCCGCGAAATCGGGAACTACCTGAAGATAAAATACGACCAAGCGCACAAGCTGGAGATGGACAAGAGGCGGATGAGAGCCGGCAACAGTGCCGACAGCCGCGGGGCCACGGCGGAGACCTTCCACCACGTCCACGCCACGGAGCTCATCTTCCTGGAGGACTCTCCCGACTACTGCACAAGGAACGCCAGCCTGGGCCACCACGGCACCGAGGGCCGCGAGTGCCTGCAGACCGGCAAGAACCTCTcgcagtgggagaagaggagctgcCGGCGGCTGTGCACCGAGTGCGGTCTCCgcgtggaggagaggaggacagaggtggtGGCCAGCTGCAACTGCAAGTTCCACTGGTGCTGCACGGTCCGGTGCGAGCAGTGCCGGCAGCTGGTGGCCAAGCACTTCTGCACCCGCCGCGACACCACCGCTGCCGCCCCCAACCACATCAAGCGGAGGAACAAGGGCCATAAGAGATAGAGGGCAGCCGTGGTGCCCGGGGAGGACGCTTTGGTGTCCCCATGCTCGGCAGCCACCGGCAGAGCTGGGTTGGGAAGGAGCGTCCCCGGGAGCTACGGGTTGCAGAGGTCTGAGCGGGGCATCACACGAGGCGATGGGGCTTCCTGCAGACTGATGCTCTGAGATTAGGAGGCACGAGGCGCGGGCGCTGGGGGACCACGGTCCTTCTTGCTTCCAGGGTTTTTCCTCAATATTTACCAGTAGCTTCTTTCTTTTCGGGAGTCACTTTATTTGTGTATTGGAAGAATTTAAACTTTTTCGGTGCACTCAACCCCTCGTGCCACATCCAGCAGGTCAGCCGAGGCCAGCGGTAGGGCTCCAGCCCCATGGCAAGCGAGGTGGGGACGGGCGCCGTGGCCAAAAGCAGGTCCCACTGGGCAGCCGCGTCCCGGCGGCCACGGGCAccagagctggggcagccccggcccagTGGTTCGTGCACAGCGGCTGCTCGGCGGTATTTCTAATGGAAAACTTTATGCACTTTCTGATGTGAGAGGGGGTTTTGCAGCGTCGTGGTGTGTATTACAGTGACTGCAGCTTTCTGAGGGCTCTGATAGGTTTCAAGCCAGTGTTTACAGATGtcatctcttcctccctcaccttcccccctccccccccccccctttttatattttgtatattgGTACCAGAACCCTTGCCCCAAATGGACAGTAGCTTCATGTACTTGTACTGGATAAAATTAAGCTGTTTACAGttcctgtacttttttttttttcaaattagcaGATAAGAATTCAGAATTCTTTATGCCTAATGTTGTTTATTAATAAGTTGTATTATTGCCTAGCACAATCTGTTTTCTCTATATATTTTGAAGGTATCCCTAAAAAGTTAGATTTTGGACTGTATTTTGCAATAAACACCACAATGGGAAGGACTGGCTTTTTCCTTTCTGGCTCCCTAGCAGTATGACTTTACATGCAAAATTGTCCCTTTCTGTGTAAAACCCAGCACTTCCAAGATTTCTCATCGTTAATCCAAAAGCCACTGAAGCCAGCGAGAAGATTGTTCTCCTAGACCTCAATAAAAGTTGGCTCCAGCCTTCAGTCCCTGGAGGGTTTGCTTTAATACCTATCACCGTAATATCTAACCTTTTTCAAGTGCTGAGTATGCAGGCACTGCCTGGCTAAAGCCGATTTTGAAGCTCCCAACGCCTCTTTAATTTGCCTAGGCCCGACATCCCCCAGACAATGCGAGGCTGCCCGGCTTTGATGTGGAAAGCATCCATCGGCACTCACTGCAAAATTCTTGGAGGCACGAGAGGAGCCCTTTGAACTGGGGGCAGGAGAGAAAACTTGGGGACAGTTGTGAATGTGTCTGCTGGTTCCCTGCTGCTCCGGGTGCAAACGGCCCCATGCCacggtggggagggcaggagggggcacGCGCTGCCGGGTCCCGCTCTTCCCCTGGCCTCTCCAGGGCCGTACGTCAGCCCGGATTGCTCCTAGGAGTCACAGCGCTGCTCCGGAGGGAGCCAGGGCTGTGCCACTGCCCGCAGCCATCATGCGGGGGCAAAGGATGCTCTGCCAGGTTTGCTTTCCagccgggggaggaggagagacaagtgggggaaaaaacccccccCCCCGACAGCTCTGCCAGCA is drawn from Mycteria americana isolate JAX WOST 10 ecotype Jacksonville Zoo and Gardens chromosome 8, USCA_MyAme_1.0, whole genome shotgun sequence and contains these coding sequences:
- the WNT8A gene encoding protein Wnt-8a, yielding MKRSTFLILSVAGVYGTILHAAAWSVNNFLMTGPKAYLTYSSSVAAGAHSGMEECKFQFGWERWNCPESALQLSTHNRLRSATRETSFVHAISSAGVMYTLTRNCSMGDFESCGCDDSRNGRVGGRGWVWGGCSDNVEFGERISKLFVDALETGHDTRALINLHNNEAGRLAVKATMKRACKCHGVSGSCSIQTCWLQLAEFREIGNYLKIKYDQAHKLEMDKRRMRAGNSADSRGATAETFHHVHATELIFLEDSPDYCTRNASLGHHGTEGRECLQTGKNLSQWEKRSCRRLCTECGLRVEERRTEVVASCNCKFHWCCTVRCEQCRQLVAKHFCTRRDTTAAAPNHIKRRNKGHKR